GTATTGATGATGTGAAAAAAGATGTAAAAGTATTAGCGGTAAAAGGTTCTACATCTACAAATAATATTCGCCAAAAATCACCAGAAGCAACTGTGTTAGAATTTGAAAATTATAGCGAAGCATTTACGGCATTAAAAGCAGGGAAAGGTGATGTATTAACGACAGATAATGCGATTTTATATGGAATGGCAAAGCAAGATGCGAATTATGAAGTTGTTGGGAAAATCTTTACCGATGAACCATACGGGATTGCGGTTCAAAAAGGTGCGGATGATTTAACAAAAGAGGTTAATAATTTACTAAAAGACATGAAAGCTAGTGGTGAATACGACAAGTTATATGAAAAATGGATCGGCCAAAAACCAGAGAAGTAAATAGTAAGAGTGAGAGGATGAGGGATACTCATCCTCTTCTTGTAAAGAAAGAGGGGGGAGTATTTGCCGGATTTTTCTATTTTAACAAACAACATTGATATGTATTTAGAAGGGTTTAAATATACGGTAATGTCTAGTGTAATTGCGTTAATTGGTAGTTTTATTTTAGGAGTCATTATGGCGGTGATGCGGATTGCACCTATTCGTATTTTGAACTGGATTGGATCTGCTTACGTAGAGTTTGTTCGAAACATACCGATCGTCTTAATTGCGTTTATATTTTATTTTGCCTTGCCAGTAATAGGGATCACTTTAAATGGTTTTGTAGCAGGGACAGTTACCCTTACGATATATACGGCCGCTTTTATTGCAGAAGCAATTCGAGCTGGAATTCTGTCGGTTGCGAAAGGGCAGATGGAGGCAGCGAGGTCCTCTGGATTAACATACGTACAAGCGATGTATTATATCGTTTTACCTCAAGCCGTTAAAATTGTAATTCCACCACTCGGAAATCAGTTTCTCAATTTGGTGAAAAACTCTTCTATACTTGGGGTTATTGCAGGAACAGATTTAATGTATCAAGGAGATTTAATTTCAACGAAAACATTTGTTACTTTTGATGTGTATATATTCGTAGGGATGTTTTATTTGATTTTAACAATTCCGCTTAGTATGCTAGTGCGTTATTTAGAAAAACGCTTGGCAAAGGAGGCGGTGTAAGTGGATTTTCAAGGTGCGTTTACAGGAGATCATATATTATTTTTATTAAAAGGATTACTTATAACGTTAGAAGTAGCAGTTGTAGCGATTTTACTTAGTTTTGTTATAGGTAGTGTAGTTGGAACTTTGCGCTATACAAAAATACCTGTCGTTTCACAAATACTAGGTTTGATTGTGGAAATCATTCGGAATTTACCATTACTTTTAATTATTTTCTTTACGTATTTTGCACTTCCAGAGGCAGGTTTAAAATTAGAAATTATAACGGCAGCAATTGTTGCCTTAACAATATTTGAAGCAGCAATGATTTCAGAGATTGTCCGTAGCGGTCTATTGTCAATTGAGAAAGGTCAAATTGAAGCAGGACGTTCTTCAGGCCTAACGTATGTGCAAACGCTTTGGCATATTATTTTACCACAAGCATTGAGAAGAATGGTACCACCACTTGTTAGTCAATTTATTTCGTTACTCAAGGATACATCGCTAGCAGTTGTTATTTCGTTGCCAGAGCTTATGCATAATGCTCAAATTATTAGCGGACAGAACGTAAATTATATGATTCCGACATTCATATTAGTAGCTTGTATGTATTTCATCGTGAATTACAGTTTATCGCTTATATCTAGAAGATTAGAAAGTCGTTAACTCTTACAACGATATGTAAGAGTTATTCCCTTATAAACCCTTATTTTCCTAAAAATAGAATCTCAATCTCGTAATAATTAAATTTTTATAATGTTTTATCAGAAAAGTTTTAATTTTATATAGAAATTGTAATCGCTTTCGTGTATATTTTTATTATCAGAAAATTTTAAAAAGGGATAGAGGGTATTTATAGGGGAGGATTACGATGCAGCAAACAACAAATGATAAATTACATCGCACGATGAAGAGTAGACATTTATTTATGATTGCACTTGGAGGTGTAATCGGAACGGGTTTTTTTCTTGGATCAGGATATACCATTAATCAGGCAGGACCAGGGGGAGCAATTCTTTCTTATTTAGTTGGCGGATTTATTATGTATTTAACAATGCTTTGCCTTGGAGAGTTAACGGTAGCCATGCCGGTTTCTGGTTCTTTCCAAAAATATGCGACGAAGTTTATAGGCCCGGGAACGGGATTTATGATAGGTTGGTTATACTGGCTTGGATGGGCAGTAACAGTAGGTTTAGAATTAACATCAATTGGCTTAATGATGAAAAGATGGTTTCCATCTGTAGATGTTTGGGTATGGTGTCTCGTATTTGGAGCGCTTTTATACATGTCAAATGCAATCTCAGCGAAAAGTTATGCTGAGTTAGAATTTTGGTTCTCTAGTATTAAAGTAGTTACAATTATTGCATTCGTTGTGCTTGGTGGTAGTGCATTATTAGGGTTTTTACCGTATGACGGAAAAGAAGCGGCACCTCTTTTCTCTAACTTTGTAAGTGATGGTGGATTATTCCCGAATGGACTAGCTGCGGTACTACTTACGATGATTACGGTTAACTTCTCATTCCAAGGAACAGAGTTAATCGGAATTGCAGCAGGTGAGAGTCAAGAACCTGAAAAAACAATCCCACGTGCAATTCGTAATACAGTATGGCGTATTATGCTATTCTTTATTTTAACAATGACGATTTTAGTAGGCTTAATTTCATGGAAAGACGCAGGGGTAATTGAAAGCCCATTCGTAGTCGTATTCGATAAAATTGGTATTCCTTATGCAGCGGACATTATGAACTTCGTTATTATTACCGCTTTATTATCTGTAGCGAACTCAGGATTATATGCAGCAACGCGTATACTATGGTCACTTGCAAATGAAGGAATGGCACCAACTTCTTTCAAGAAAGTAAATAAACGTGGTATTCCAATTACAGCGTTAGTCGTAACAATTGCAGTAGCAGCATTATCTTTATTAACAAGTTTCCTTGCAGAAGATACAGTATATATTTACTTATTATCTGTAGCTGGTCTATCAGCTGTTGCAAGTTGGATCATTATTGCTTTATCACAACTTCGCTTTAGAAGTCAGTATATAAAAGGCGGAGGGAAATTAGAAGACTTAAAGTATAGAACACCATTGTATCCAATTGTTCCAATACTAGCATTAATTACAAACAGTATTGTTGTTATTAGTTTAGCGTTTATTCCTGAACAAAGAATGGCGTTATACTGTGGTATTCCATTTATCATTTTCTGCTATATATATTATTATATGAGTAAGAAACGGAAGAAACCGATGAAAGTGGAGATGGAAAAAACAAATGAAACTAACAATCAAACACGATGATATAGAAGCAGATTTATCGTATGGTCAATTAGCGATTGGAAAAGAAAACGGGTATTCACCGTTACAATTACTCATTTCTTCTATCGCAGGATGTAGTGCAATTGTCTTCCGAACAATTTTAGAAAAGAAACGTATTACATACGATACGTTTACAATTGAGACTGAAATTGGTAGAAGTGAAGCTGTATCAAAACCAGTTGAAAGTGTTCATTTGCACTATAAAATCAAAGCACAAAACATTACAGAAGAGCAGTTGGACAAGGCGCTGCAACTTGCAGTGAAAAATTGTACGATTGTTCAATCTGTAAAAGATAGTATAAAGGTTACGGAAACAATTGAACTAATAAAATGAAACATAAAAACGTGAGAATACGGCTCTCACGTTTTTATGTTTTTAATAAAGGGGGAAATATGATGGAATGTTTAGGGTGTAAATTAGCCAACGAAGAAGAAATTATATATAAAATATATGAAGATGACTATGTAACATGTTTTTTAGATCATGAACCTTTCTATCCAGGACATACTTTAATTGTGCCAAAGCAACATGTTGTAGAAGTAGACGAATTAGATGATTGTGTAGCAAAATCCATTATGGATGCTTCTAAGCTGATTGCAAAATCGATTAAGGCATTATATGAACCTGACGGAATTACAATTTGCCAAAATGGTGGAATCTTTAACGAGTTAACACATTACCATATGCATGTCGTACCAAGATATAAAGAGCGCTCGTTTGCCGAGTTTTATACGGTACAGCTAGGAGAAAAGAAGAATTATAACTTGGAAGAGACAAAGAATTTGTTAAAAGAAGCGATAGAGCAAATAATACATATCGAAAAGGCGTAAGAGGGATGCTCTTAAGGAGACGGTCAGGGATTTCTAATATTAAAAAGCCCAATTTCTCAGTTAAAATAGAGAAATTGGGCTTTTTTTACTTATTTATTCGATTTTAATATGACGAATATGAAGCTACTAACGACTTTCCACATTCATGTCTTCAGTGTCACAAAGTATATCGCCCATTCGTTATATAGAGTGAGAGGAGGAATTATATGAAATTTACAAACAAAGATTATGAAAAGATGGAAGAGCTATACGAGTTGTATGAACAAAAAATTTATTATGTAGCTTATTCTATTTTAAATAATATTCAGCAGGCTGAAGATGCAGTTCAAGAGACGTTTATTACTCTTTATAAGAATTTGGAAAAGCTCCATAATTTGAACACTCAAGAACTTAAACGCTACATTTTGCGAATTGCGAAAAACAAAGCGATTGATAGCTACCGGAAAAATAAACGACATGAAATATTTTTAGAAGAATATCAAAGAGAATCAACAGAAGTAGTAGATGGAAATATTGAAGAGTGGGAACAACGTTTAATGTCTGAGGTTCAAATTGATACATTGCTAAAAGCGTTAAATGAATCTAACAGACAAGTTTTTAAGTATAAAGTCTTCTATAACTTAACTTATCAAGAAATTTCAAATGTAATGGAGATAACTGAGGTAAATGTCCGCAAGCAATTTGAGCGCGCTCGAAAACGAGTACAAAATATTATAGGAGGTATACCAAATGACGAATTCAAAGAACTCCAAAGAAATATATGACCTTGCTGAAAAAATTGCTTTAGATGATTTTGATAAACTGGAAGAACAACATGAATTTTCAGATACATATACGCGCAAAAAGAAATTGTTTATGGAGGAAATTAAGCTGAAAGGTGGAGAACCACAGGCCAAACGTAAAAGAAATCGTATGTTAATCGCTGCTGCCTGCTTATTGATTGGTATGCCGACAACTGTTTTTGGTGCAGTAAAAGTCTATGATATGATTGCTCAAAAACAAAATTATGAAGTAAATGTTTCAGTAACAAATAAGGACTCGCAAAAGATTGACAAGTGGTATAAGTTGAAAGTCGGTAAATTACCAGAAAATATGGAAGCAATTGATGACACTGCTATGAAATATTCATTTAAAGATAACTATGCAAAGGGGGGATTTTCATTCGCTCTTTGGAGAGTAGGGGGGAATTCGGATTTTCAAACTCTATACTCGAAAAGTTACGAAGAAAAAGAGATAAATGGGAGGAAAGCAGTAATTGTTCATAAAGAAACTGGAAACAACAATTTAATGTTCGACAGGGAGGTTTTTCTCTTCTTTGAGAAAGAGGGGATTATGTTACAAAGTTATATTGGAACTGATGTAAATGAGGAACAAATGATGAATGTGTTAGGGAACATTTCACTTGAGCCCACATCAAAAGAAAATGCATCACATATAGCAGATTATGATGAAAATCGTTTTAGCAAAGCAGATAAACCTAAAAAAACTAGCGTTATTCCTTTGAAAAAAGATAGTAAACGACTATTTAGTGTAGGTCAAAAGATTCCAGTAACTATAACCATGGATAACAGCCAAATTGAATATGTTATAGAAAAAGTTGAAGTTTTTGATTCAATCAAAGATTTTAAACAAGAAAACTTTAATGAACTTGGCTTAGAAATACTAAGCAAGAATAAGGCTTTAAATCAGATAGGAGAATTGCTACCATACAGACGGGATGAATATAAACTCGGAAATGGTAAAGATTCAATTGATAAATTAGTAGAATCAAAATTAGTTAATCCTAAATTTGTTTACTTAACCACAACAGTGAAAAATATAGGTAAAAAGTCGACAAAAGAAATCTATATGCATCCATCCATAAAATTGCTTAAATCTGAAGGTAATGCATGGAACTACGCTAAAGAAGATGGAATTGCCGAAACAAGTATTCTAACGGGCGAAGTTGATTATCTAGAACCTCACGGAAACGGAAAAAGCTTTTACAATATTGGTAGTATCTCACCAGGACAAACGATGAAGGTTAACTTAGGTTATTTTGTAGATGAGGATAAACTAGATTCAATCTTCCTTGATGCTTTCCATTACAGAGGGGTTGGTGGCACTGAAAATATGAATGCGGAATATCGTTGGTGGATTGATATTCGTCAATAGTAAAAGCAATAGGAACAAATAGACTAAAAAAGCTGCTTATATTTAGCAACTTTTTTAGTCTCCATACATATTTAAAATTTCTTTCGCACGTATGCGTAAACCATCTATTAATTCTTTCGGTTCTAAAACTTTTGCATCTTTTCCAAGTCTATAAAATAAAGGGGGAATAAAATTGATTTCCCCTTTATCAATTGTTGAATTTATATATCCTGTCCCATCTGCGTTTACTACAACGAACTCTTCCAGGTAAGGAACGCTTTTACATTGGCGCACACCTTCTGTTGTTAGTAAAACATGTAACTGAGTAGGAATGTTTACTACGTTAGAGTTAGAGGAAAACCATTCTTCTAAATTCATGAACGTATCTTTATTTTCTTCCGTTGATAATATAGAAAGAATACGATCAACACGATACAGTAATACTTTTCGCCTACTAAAGTCATAGGATGGTAAATACCATAAACCATCGTGAGCATATACACCAATAGGATGAACGTGTTTCGTTTTCGTTCCAGATTTGGATTCATACTGAAAGCGTAAATTTTTATCTTCAATAGAGGCTTCTAAAACCTCTTTTAAAAGTGGTGTATCAATGGTTCTTTTTGGATTCCAAAAAGCGATATAAGAACGTATTTTATCAACTTTAGCTTTCGCATCATTTTGTAGAGAGCTATACAGTTTATGAGTTACAGAATTGATTTCTGTATTAAAAGGCAAATTACGATAGTAGCTTAAAGATTGAAATGCAAAAAAGATGGAGACCGCTTCTTCTTCGGTAAATAAAATGGGGGGAAGCATGTTACTTGTTAATACTTTATAGCCTCCGTTACGACCTTGTTCAGCGTAAATGGGTAAACCCATATCACTTAAATCTAAAATATAGCGATGGACAGTACGAACGGAAATATTAAATTCATCAGCTATTTCCTGAGCTGTAAATGTTCTTTTTGCAGAAGCAAATATAAGAATATCTAATAAACGCTTTGCTTTTGACAAATATATCACCTGTTTCTTTTTAACATGACATTACTTGTCATGTTTTACGATTAGTATAGTGCTTACATAATGATTTTATCAATATAAGCTATAAGGAGGAAAGAATATGTCACGTAAAATTGTTTTATTTATTGCAGCGAGCTTAGATGGGTTTATTGCGAAAGAAGATGATGATTTACAATGGTTAATCGAAACGGAAGGAGAGGGAGACAACGGTTATACAGAGATGTATGAATCGATTGATACAATAATCATGGGAAAGAGAACGTACGATTATGTGGTAGAGCATACGGAAACATTTCCGTACTCGGATAAAAAATGTTACGTCTTTACTAATTCAGAAAAAGGTTCGAATGAACATGTGGAGTTTGTAAATGAAGATATAGTGGAGTTCGCGAAAAGGTTAAAAGAGCAAGAAGGATCTAAAATATGGATGGTCGGTGGAGGGAGTCTACTGAGAGAATTCTTTAAGAGTAATTTAATTGATGAATATATTGTTACGATTACACCTCATATATTAGGTTCGGGTATTCCGTTATTTAAAGAAAAAAATCCGCAAATTGATTTAACTTTAATGGATACAAAACGTTTTGGACAATTTGTAAACCTATATTATAAAGTGAAATCCTAAATGATAATAAAACACGACTATCGATGTATAGTCGTGTTTTATTATACGGATGGTAATGAAATCGTAAAGCAAGACCCATGATCAACTTCACTTGTTACAGCAATATTCCCGCCATGTAGTTCCACAATTTCTTTCACAATAGCAAGCCCAAGGCCAGTTCCACCTGTAGCTCGTGATCTCGCTTTATCAACGCGATAAAAGCGGTCAAAAATATGAAGTAGGTCTTCTTCCGGAATGCCTTCACCTGCGTCTGTAATTGCAATCTCAACATGTGTTTGTTTCTCTGTAACTGAGATTTGTATATGAGAATACATCTTTGAATGTCGATACGCATTGTTTAAAATATTAACGATAACTTGTTCAAAACGTTGCTCATCTAGGCTTACTGAGAGCGAAGAAGGACATGTGAAAGAAACTTTAATATGTTTTTCTCCATACATAACGTTTACTTTTGTAGTGATACGAGTAAGAAATGCTTGTAAATGAACTTTCTTTACTTGAATAGAAAAGCTATGTTTTTCCATTTGAGCAAGAACAAATAAATCTTGTACTAAGTTCGTAATATAATCAGATTCGTCTTTTATAATGGATACATATCGTAGGCGTTGCTCAGGTGTCGTGTTTTCTTTTAATGCAATGTCAGCATAGCCTCTTACATACGTTAAAGGTGTTCTTAATTCGTGAGCCACACTTGCTAAAAATTCGCTTCTTTCAGTTTTCATATAATGCAAATCATTTGCGAGAGTTTGAATAGACTGTGCTAGTTCACCAATCTCATCGTTACGATTCGTTGTTAATGAAACCGACAAATCACCTTTGCTCATTTTTTCAGTAGCTTGTTTCATGTGTAGCAGCGGTTTTGTTAATAAGCGTGATAATAGAAAAATTGTGATGGCTGTGAATAAGAAAGTAACAATGCCAGCGATAATAAATTGTCTCTTTAGTCCATTAATCATTTCTTCGATGGATTCCGTTCCGAGAAACATATAAACATAACCTTCTGTTTTTCCCTCAACTACAATTGGGCTAACTGTACATATATAATTAGATGTTTTCCAATGGTTTTCTATAATTGCCCCATTATGATCCGTACTTGTTTTCATCCCTTTAATATGTTTTCTTACAGTAGCATCGATTTCATTTGATTTTGCTAATATGTCTTTATTCGTATTTGTAATAACAACGGTCGTCTCCGCTTCTGATTCCATTAAGGCGATATGTGAGATTGTTTGCCCGTCAAAATACTTCTCAAGGACGTCACGATGACTATTTCCACGCTTTAATAGTGCCGTCATTTCTTCATTTACCCTCGTATTCACAAGGCTATAATAGAGTAAGACAAATAGGACACTTTCAATTAAAAGTGTAACAATTAAAAAATAAAATCCGAGTTGAATAGAAATTCGCTTCATCGTGTAACCCCTCAATTTTCAATATCGATCCATCGATAACCTATTCCATACACCGTCTTTAAATGGTGATCGATTGGAAAGCTTGCTTTACGTAACTTATCACGTAAATTACGAATATGTGAATCGACTGTACGATCCTCAGTATTCGTATTGAAACCCCAAATTTGTTCAATAAGCTGCTCACGGTTTAGTACGTAATTTATATGGCGTAAAAATAATCCAAGTAAAGAAAATTCTATTGGCGTAAGGGAGATTTCTTGATTATGGACAGAAACGAAATGTTTTGATTCATCCCATAAGATGCTGTGATATTGTATTTGTTCATGTTGATTTGTGCGCCGTAAGACAGCTTCGATTCGTGCGAGAAGTTCTTCTTCATGAAAAGGCTTCGTAACATAATCATCTGCTCCGATTTTTAACCCTTGAACGACGTCTACCGTTTGATCACGAGCCGTTACCATAATGATGGGAACCGTACTAAATGAGCGAATTCTCTTGCACGTTTCCCATCCGTCCATTTTCGGCATCATAATATCGAGCAAAACAAATTTAAAGTTTTGATTTTCTATGTATGAAATAGCTTCTTCTCCTGATGTGGTACATACGCAGTTATATCCGATTGGAGTAAGATAGAGCGTTAATAATTCTAACATTCTCGGTTCATCATCTACGAGTAATATATCAGTCATAGAGTACCCTCCATATTTGTATTCATTACTTAAAGTGTAATGCAAAATCGTGAAGAAATGGTGCAGATTATGATGCGTCTGCATAATTTCTTCAGAATTGCCTGCTATCGTATAGTTGAAATCCATATTTTCGGTAAAGGGTATTGGCTCGAAAATGATAAGCATGGAGGCGATATGATGAAAAAAACAACCCGAATTTTGGGCGTTACAATAATGATGGCAGCCGGCCTTGCGGCATGCGGACAAACGAATACAGATCATAAAAATCATGAATCTACAAAAGAGAAGAAGAACGAGCAGCAAAAGGAAATGAAGATGAACCATGAGGTGAACGCACCGAAAGAAATGAATGCAGGTGCAGCTAATGATTTGTTAACGACAAGTTTAAAAAATATAACGAGATTAAATACGAATGATCCTTTGCAAATGGCAGTGTTAACATCACAAACAATATGGCCAGCAACGCATAAAGAGAATCAACCAGGAGCAGTCATTTTAGTGCCATCTAACGAGTGGCAATTA
The DNA window shown above is from Bacillus clarus and carries:
- a CDS encoding amino acid ABC transporter permease yields the protein MPDFSILTNNIDMYLEGFKYTVMSSVIALIGSFILGVIMAVMRIAPIRILNWIGSAYVEFVRNIPIVLIAFIFYFALPVIGITLNGFVAGTVTLTIYTAAFIAEAIRAGILSVAKGQMEAARSSGLTYVQAMYYIVLPQAVKIVIPPLGNQFLNLVKNSSILGVIAGTDLMYQGDLISTKTFVTFDVYIFVGMFYLILTIPLSMLVRYLEKRLAKEAV
- a CDS encoding amino acid ABC transporter permease translates to MDFQGAFTGDHILFLLKGLLITLEVAVVAILLSFVIGSVVGTLRYTKIPVVSQILGLIVEIIRNLPLLLIIFFTYFALPEAGLKLEIITAAIVALTIFEAAMISEIVRSGLLSIEKGQIEAGRSSGLTYVQTLWHIILPQALRRMVPPLVSQFISLLKDTSLAVVISLPELMHNAQIISGQNVNYMIPTFILVACMYFIVNYSLSLISRRLESR
- a CDS encoding amino acid permease, whose translation is MQQTTNDKLHRTMKSRHLFMIALGGVIGTGFFLGSGYTINQAGPGGAILSYLVGGFIMYLTMLCLGELTVAMPVSGSFQKYATKFIGPGTGFMIGWLYWLGWAVTVGLELTSIGLMMKRWFPSVDVWVWCLVFGALLYMSNAISAKSYAELEFWFSSIKVVTIIAFVVLGGSALLGFLPYDGKEAAPLFSNFVSDGGLFPNGLAAVLLTMITVNFSFQGTELIGIAAGESQEPEKTIPRAIRNTVWRIMLFFILTMTILVGLISWKDAGVIESPFVVVFDKIGIPYAADIMNFVIITALLSVANSGLYAATRILWSLANEGMAPTSFKKVNKRGIPITALVVTIAVAALSLLTSFLAEDTVYIYLLSVAGLSAVASWIIIALSQLRFRSQYIKGGGKLEDLKYRTPLYPIVPILALITNSIVVISLAFIPEQRMALYCGIPFIIFCYIYYYMSKKRKKPMKVEMEKTNETNNQTR
- a CDS encoding OsmC family protein, whose amino-acid sequence is MKLTIKHDDIEADLSYGQLAIGKENGYSPLQLLISSIAGCSAIVFRTILEKKRITYDTFTIETEIGRSEAVSKPVESVHLHYKIKAQNITEEQLDKALQLAVKNCTIVQSVKDSIKVTETIELIK
- a CDS encoding HIT family protein, whose translation is MECLGCKLANEEEIIYKIYEDDYVTCFLDHEPFYPGHTLIVPKQHVVEVDELDDCVAKSIMDASKLIAKSIKALYEPDGITICQNGGIFNELTHYHMHVVPRYKERSFAEFYTVQLGEKKNYNLEETKNLLKEAIEQIIHIEKA
- a CDS encoding RNA polymerase sigma factor, with protein sequence MKFTNKDYEKMEELYELYEQKIYYVAYSILNNIQQAEDAVQETFITLYKNLEKLHNLNTQELKRYILRIAKNKAIDSYRKNKRHEIFLEEYQRESTEVVDGNIEEWEQRLMSEVQIDTLLKALNESNRQVFKYKVFYNLTYQEISNVMEITEVNVRKQFERARKRVQNIIGGIPNDEFKELQRNI
- a CDS encoding DUF4367 domain-containing protein, whose amino-acid sequence is MTNSKNSKEIYDLAEKIALDDFDKLEEQHEFSDTYTRKKKLFMEEIKLKGGEPQAKRKRNRMLIAAACLLIGMPTTVFGAVKVYDMIAQKQNYEVNVSVTNKDSQKIDKWYKLKVGKLPENMEAIDDTAMKYSFKDNYAKGGFSFALWRVGGNSDFQTLYSKSYEEKEINGRKAVIVHKETGNNNLMFDREVFLFFEKEGIMLQSYIGTDVNEEQMMNVLGNISLEPTSKENASHIADYDENRFSKADKPKKTSVIPLKKDSKRLFSVGQKIPVTITMDNSQIEYVIEKVEVFDSIKDFKQENFNELGLEILSKNKALNQIGELLPYRRDEYKLGNGKDSIDKLVESKLVNPKFVYLTTTVKNIGKKSTKEIYMHPSIKLLKSEGNAWNYAKEDGIAETSILTGEVDYLEPHGNGKSFYNIGSISPGQTMKVNLGYFVDEDKLDSIFLDAFHYRGVGGTENMNAEYRWWIDIRQ
- a CDS encoding helix-turn-helix transcriptional regulator → MSKAKRLLDILIFASAKRTFTAQEIADEFNISVRTVHRYILDLSDMGLPIYAEQGRNGGYKVLTSNMLPPILFTEEEAVSIFFAFQSLSYYRNLPFNTEINSVTHKLYSSLQNDAKAKVDKIRSYIAFWNPKRTIDTPLLKEVLEASIEDKNLRFQYESKSGTKTKHVHPIGVYAHDGLWYLPSYDFSRRKVLLYRVDRILSILSTEENKDTFMNLEEWFSSNSNVVNIPTQLHVLLTTEGVRQCKSVPYLEEFVVVNADGTGYINSTIDKGEINFIPPLFYRLGKDAKVLEPKELIDGLRIRAKEILNMYGD
- a CDS encoding dihydrofolate reductase family protein, with product MSRKIVLFIAASLDGFIAKEDDDLQWLIETEGEGDNGYTEMYESIDTIIMGKRTYDYVVEHTETFPYSDKKCYVFTNSEKGSNEHVEFVNEDIVEFAKRLKEQEGSKIWMVGGGSLLREFFKSNLIDEYIVTITPHILGSGIPLFKEKNPQIDLTLMDTKRFGQFVNLYYKVKS
- a CDS encoding sensor histidine kinase, with amino-acid sequence MKRISIQLGFYFLIVTLLIESVLFVLLYYSLVNTRVNEEMTALLKRGNSHRDVLEKYFDGQTISHIALMESEAETTVVITNTNKDILAKSNEIDATVRKHIKGMKTSTDHNGAIIENHWKTSNYICTVSPIVVEGKTEGYVYMFLGTESIEEMINGLKRQFIIAGIVTFLFTAITIFLLSRLLTKPLLHMKQATEKMSKGDLSVSLTTNRNDEIGELAQSIQTLANDLHYMKTERSEFLASVAHELRTPLTYVRGYADIALKENTTPEQRLRYVSIIKDESDYITNLVQDLFVLAQMEKHSFSIQVKKVHLQAFLTRITTKVNVMYGEKHIKVSFTCPSSLSVSLDEQRFEQVIVNILNNAYRHSKMYSHIQISVTEKQTHVEIAITDAGEGIPEEDLLHIFDRFYRVDKARSRATGGTGLGLAIVKEIVELHGGNIAVTSEVDHGSCFTISLPSV
- a CDS encoding response regulator transcription factor, producing MTDILLVDDEPRMLELLTLYLTPIGYNCVCTTSGEEAISYIENQNFKFVLLDIMMPKMDGWETCKRIRSFSTVPIIMVTARDQTVDVVQGLKIGADDYVTKPFHEEELLARIEAVLRRTNQHEQIQYHSILWDESKHFVSVHNQEISLTPIEFSLLGLFLRHINYVLNREQLIEQIWGFNTNTEDRTVDSHIRNLRDKLRKASFPIDHHLKTVYGIGYRWIDIEN